CAGAAAAATAGGGAATCTAAGTGATAAAACTACCACAAAGATTCTTTTTACAACCTACCTTAATATATTTTCTTACTTCTTATTTTCCCTTTCTAAATACTTTTTCTTATCTTTGCACAACATATTAAAATAAGAAAACGAATGAAGAAGATAAATTTTCTCCTTGTTGTGTTAGCTGCAATGTTGGCGTTTAGTTCATGTAATAAGACTGAGACTTATGCTGATCAGTTGGAGAGAGAGACAGAAGCGATTAACTCTTTTATAGTCAAGAAAGGTATAAAAGTAATTAGCGAAGAGCAGTTTGCAAAACAAGGGAATACTACAGATACAACGAAGAATCAGTATGTTCTTTTCCCAAATACTGGTGTTTACATGCAGATTGTTGAGAAAGGAACTGGCGAAGTAATTAAGAAAGGAGAGACTGCTACTGTTCTTTGTCGTTTCACAGAACGTAACCTTCTCAGAGACACTTTGCAGTTGTCTAATCAGTTCCTTATCTTTGGTCCTAAGGTAGATAAGATGTCGGTTACAAACACAAGTGGAACATACACCGCCTCATTTGACCCTACTTCCAGTGTGATGGCTGACATCTACAAGAGTACTTCTGTTCCAGCAGGTTGGTTGGTTCCAATGCCTTATATTGCTCTTGGTAGACTGGTAAATGCTTCATCTAAGTTGTCACACGTGAGACTTATCGTTCCTTCACAGCAGGGACAGCTTAATGCTTCAAAGGCAGTCTATCCTTGCTATTATGACCTTACTTTCCAGAGAGGTCTTTAATGAATGGTGAAGAAGGAAGAAGTAAAAGAGTAGATCGAGAAAAATCAATAACGCAAGAGAACAATAAGGGGAATACCCTTCAAACATATTTTAAGTATGACGCTTATTAAATCTATTTCCGGCATCCGTGGAACTATCGGAGGTCGTGCGGGGGATACACTGAACCCGCTGGATATTGTTAAATTCGTTTCAGCATACGCTACTTTCATTGCACGTAAGCACCCTGGAAAGAAGCTAAAAATTGTTGTTGGACGTGATGCACGTATCTCTGGTCCAATGGTTAAGAATGTTGTATGCGGTACGCTGATGGGTATTGGTGCAGATGTTGTGAACATTGGTTTGGCTACAACACCTACAACAGAGTTAGCTGTACGTATGAGTGGTGCAGATGGTGGTATCATTATCACTGCTTCTCACAACCCACGCCATTGGAATGCTTTAAAACTTCTGAATGAGGAGGGCGAGTTCCTTACAGCAGCTGATGGTGCTGAGGTCTTGGATATCGCAGAGCGTGAGGACTTCGTTTATGCAGATGTAGATGGTTTGGGTAGTTATACTGATGACGATTCATTTGATGAGCGCCATATAGAAGAGGTGATGAACCTTGAATTGCTCGACCTTGAGGCTGTTAAGAGGCGTAAGTTCCGTGTCGTAGTTGATTCTATCAATTCTGTTGGTGGTGTTATCCTGCCTAAGCTTCTCGATCGTTTAGGGGTTGAATATAAGTTCTTGAATGGAGAAGCAACAGGCGACTTTGCTCACAATCCAGAGCCAATCGCAGCAAACCTCACAGGTATCATGGACGAGGTTGCCAAGGGTGGTTACGATTTGGGTATCGTTGTTGACCCTGATGTAGACCGTTTGGCATTCATTCAGGAGGATGGTAAGATGTATGGTGAGGAGTACACACTCGTCACAGTGGCAGATTATATCCTCGAGCATGTGAAGGGTAATACTGTTAGCAACCTCTCTTCAACTCGTGCTTTGCGTGATGTAACAGAGAAGCATGGCGGTAAGTATTATGCTTCTGCTGTTGGTGAAGTGAATGTTACCACAAAGATGAAGGAGGTAAGTGCTGTTATCGGTGGTGAAGGCAATGGTGGTGTAATCTATCCAGAAAGCCATTATGGCCGTGATGCCCTTGTTGGTATTGCGCTCTTCCTTAGCTCTTTGGCACAAAAAGGACTGAAGGCAAGCGAACTTCGCAAGACTTTCCCAGAGTATTTCATAGCAAAGAATCGTATCGACCTTACTCCTGATACAGACGTTGATGCAATCCTTGTGCGTGTGAAAGAACTTTATGGACAGGAGAAGGATGTACAGGTAACTGATATTGATGGCGTTAAGCTCGACTTCCCTGATGCTTGGGTTCACCTCCGCAAGTCAAATACAGAGCCAATTATCCGTGTTTACAGCGAGGCAAACACAATGGAGGCTGCTGATGCATTAGGCAAGAAATTAATGCAGGTAGTTTACGATATGCAGTAAACTTAACCTTGTAATATATAGAAGAAGAGGATACTTTGGAAATGTTCCGAAGCATCCTCTTTTTCGTTGATAGCCGTTTTATGTAATATTTCATCACCACCTTATATCTGTCTTTCTGTTGACTTATAAGGTATAGGAGAATTCTGTTCTATACCTCTGTATACGCTCTTTCAATTTTGTGTTAAGGTGCAGCATGAAATGTGTTTACTATCAGCTGATCCCGTGCGAAGCTATTGCATGAAAAGAAAAAGTATAGATTTGCAATTGGAAGAGGGGCTTATAGTCATTTATTCGGAATATTATATGTATCTTTGCGGTATCATCCATTAAAAGAGAAGGAGACGATTATGAAATATCCTATCGGTATACAGAGTTTTGAAAGTTTAAGAAAAGAAAACTATGTGTATGTTGACAAGACGGAGATGGTATATGAACTGGCTGAAAGAGGAAAGTATTACTTTCTTAGCCGCCCACGTCGTTTTGGCAAGAGTCTACTCGTTTCCACGATTGAAGCCTATTTCTCAGGACGGAAGGACTTGTTTAAAGGCTTGGCAATAGATGAACTGGAAAAAGACTGGGAATGTCATCCTATCTTACATCTTGACCTAAATACAGAACGTTATAATACAGTTGACTCCTTGACAGACAAGTTGGAAGCCAACCTTAATGACTGGGAGCAGTTGTATGGTAAGAACCCAGTCGCAAAGTCTTTTGCTACTCGTTTTGAGTATGTCATTCGATATGCTTATGAAAAGACAGGCCACCCTGTGGTAATTCTTGTTGATGAGTATGATAAGCCAATGTTGCAAGCTATTGGTAATGAAGAGCTGCAAAACGAATATCGTGGGATTTTAAAAGGATTTTATGGTGCCCTGAAGTCGCAGGATCGTTATATACGTTTTGCTCTACTCACGGGTGTTACGAAGTTCGGAAAAGTGAGTGTATTCAGTGATTTGAATAATCTGCAGGACCTCTCAATGGATGCGAGATATCAAGCACTATGTGGTATGACAGAGGGCGAGGTTGTACATTATTTTGGCGAACCAATCCGTGCATTGGCTATCAAGAACAAACTGAGTGAAGAAGAAACGCTTGCCAGATTGAAGAAACGTTATGATGGTTATCATTTTGTTGAGAACGGTATCGGTATCTATAATCCTTTTAGTCTGTTAAATACTTTTGAACGATTACAGTTTGGTAGTTACTGGTTTGAGACAGGAACACCATCTTATCTTGTTGAACTGTTGAAGCGTGATGACTATGTTCTGCCACATCTGACAGAAGAAGTTTCTACGGCTGACGTTTTGAATAGTATTGATGTCGTTTCTAATAATCCAATCTCTGTGCTCTATCAGAGTGGCTATCTTACAATCAAGGATTACAATGCTGAATTCGGGGAATATAGATTGGGCTTTCCTAATGAGGAGGTAGAAGAAGGGTTCCTACGCTATCTTCTTCCTTATTATACTGGTTTGCACGATGTGACAACTCCCTTCTCCATGAGCCAGTTCATTGGTGATCTCCGATCTGGTCGTCCAGAACAGTTTATGCAACGAATAGCATCCCTCTTCTCAGATACAGACTATAAGATTGTTGGTAATTCTGAACTCTATTTTCAGAATGCTTTTTATCTTGTCGCTAAGATGATGGGCTTCTACACAAAGGTGGAACGGACGACGAGTAATGGTCGGATGGATCTAACGATAGAAACTAAGGATTATGTTTATATCGTGGAGTTTAAGTTAGATGGGTCGGCTGATGTAGCCTTGCAGCAGATTAATGAAAAGGGCTATGATAAACCATTCTTGATGGATGAACGTCACCTCTATAAGATTGGTGTGAATTTCTCTTTGGAGAAACGTTGTATTGATGCGTGGAGGATAGAACCTGCTCCGTAAGTGGGAGCTTACAATAAACAGTAGACAATTATTCTGCACCTCACGTCTATATGCCATCATTCTCAGTCTATTGTAGAATGTAATTAGAGCAAAAAATATTACTTTTCAATAGCATTTGTCAACTTTTTACTTGCTTTTTTCCTATTTATTTTCTTACTTTGTAGTGATAGTTATAAAGCCTAAAGCATAATGTCATATATGCTTGTATACGACTGAAAAATAGCAGTAAGATGGATAGAAGGAAGATAATTTGTGTGGTCTTTGGTGTGATGACACTTCCTGCTGTTGCACAGACTGATTCTGTATCAAAGAATGTTCAGCTGAAGGAGGTGGTTGTTGCAGGTGATATGGCGAAACGAGAGGTGGATCATATCGACTGTATTCCTACTCCGAAACAGCGGAAGCATGCTCATTCTGGATTTGAGCTTATAAGGAATATGATGTTGGCTGGTGTCAATGTGGATATTGAGAATGGTGTTATAACAACGCCAGCGGGTACGGCAACGCTGTATATCAACGGCAGGAAGGCTTCTGTGAGAGAGGTAACTTCGTTACGTCCAAAGGATATCCTGCGTGTAGAATATTATGATATGCCTACGGGAAAGTATGCTAACGACAAGGCTGTGATAAACTATATTGTTAAGACTTATACTTCAGGTGGTTATACACAAGTGGATGCTTTGCAGGGAGTAGGCTATCTGAGGGGTGATTACAACCTTACCTCAAAGTATAGTCTTGGGTATTATAATGTTAATCTATGGGCAGGTAGCAGTGTACAGAACCCTAAGGTTTATGGTGAAACTACGACAGATTATCTGCTGGATAACCCTATTCACAAGCAAGAGACAGCGTATGATACTGATATGAAGAGTATAGGTCGTTACGTTAATGCCAGTCTTAGTCGGAGGACGGAGCGTACAACGTGGATGATTAGAAGCGGTGTTGAAGTCAGTACAAGGCGTGATGATGTCTTGAATGGTAGTTTGATATATACGGGCTATACCGTTCCTTTGTCGTTTATGAATAATGTTCTTGAGCATGATAAGACTGTAAAACCCACCCTTTCTCTTTACTTTAATCGTATTTTCAAGGGTGGAAAGAGTCTTGAATGTTCGTTGGATGGTTATTATGCACGTAATACTTATAAGCGTAAAAGCCTTGAAGACAGAGCTTTCTTGAGTGATGTGAAAGAAGATTATACGTATCTAAACTTTAATTCAAGCTATGTGATGCCCCTTCCCAAGGGACATAATCTAACGTTTAGTCTGATTGAATTCTTGAAGATAAGTCAAGATGAGTATAGAGGTAGTTCTCCGAGTCTGCAGCATCTGCGGTCTTCTGAATCCTTGTTTTTTGTTGATTATGCGAAGCGGTGGGGGAGAAAGGTAATGTTGGTGGCTCGTCCTGGTGTGTCTTACCTTGCTTACAAGTTGCGTGGAGAGAAGGAGGTGACACATCTGGCACCACGTTTTTACTCAATGTTTTCGTGGAGTCCAAATCAGCATCAGGCTTTACAACTGTTCTTTGCTTTAGGAAATACGTTCCCGACACTGAATACTGTGAATGCTGCAGAGCAACAGGTAGATCGTGTCTTGGTGCGTCGTGGTAACCCTACGATGGATAATTCCACGCTACTTGGTCCTGCTTTGACTTATTCACTCACCTTTAAGAAGTGGTCTGCCTTACTCTCTGCCAACTATGAATATATGAGTAATGCTATTGCCAATGTTTTTCTAAAAGATAATAACAGACTGATAAATACTTATTCGAGCGATACACGCTATCATCAATACCAACTGTTGCTCTCTGCAACGTGGAAGGCTATGAGTGATTTTAATGTGAAATGGGAAGGTGGATATGATTATTACCGTGTAAGCGGAGCTGCCGACGAACGTTTAGGATGCTGCTATGCACGTATGGAAACTCATTATTACTTGGGCGATTTCTCGCTCTCAGCATCCGCACAGACTGCTCACAAGGATTTAATAGGCTGCCAAGAGCGTGTACACCTACCATTCCTCTATGATTTATCAGTAGAATGGAGTCACGCAAATCTGGCAGTAGTTGTTACAGCACGGAATCTCTTTATGCAAGGAAATGAGCGTACACGAAGTTTATTAGCCTCTAACTACCAGTGTTATGGGCGTGATGTTAGCGAACGGGACAATTCTTTTGCTTCTGTAAAAGTAGCCTATTCTCTTGACTATGGTAAGAAGGTTAACCATTCTCCTAAGTATGAATCGAAGGCTGCAGAAAGCTCAATATTGAAGTGATGAGTGTTCATAGCGTAGATTACTTGTCTGCTTAATCTCCTTTTTGGAGTTTAGTAGACCACAATTTGTAGTGCTTTTCTGAAAAAGATAGTCCATGACGCTCGATCCTTGTAATATATGGGTTTAATATTTCTCTTCCTTTATACGTGAGTTATTTGCGTATTAATATATGCAAGAATCAAGTCAATAAGAAGTTTATTTTTCATCTCCATTCATTTTGTTGATGCTCCGCACATGTGGTGTTGATGCTCCGCACCATTGGTGCGAGGCGTTAGCACCAATGGTGCGGAGCACTAAACACAATGCTATGGATAGCCTTTTTGGCTATGCTTTACCATAGATAGAGTTATTAGGAATAGGTTATAACGCTATTCTCGTTTAATCCATTTCAGAATTGTTGGGTCTTTTAACTTGTTATCTTCAGCAAGGAGTACCATTTTAGAAACAATCTCCACGGTTTGGGGGTCTTCATCCATAAATGGGAGATAGAGCTTCCCACGGTGCTGACTGTGTACAGGAATGATAGGAATCTCTACGCCACCAACCTGACGCACATTGCCAGAACCGAGGTGAATAGTATAGTCGGCAAGTGAGCCTTTAACATGAATAAAGTTGTCTGAAACTGTTACATTCTTCAATTTCATTAGCTCGGCAGTACATTTGATAATTGCTGCACGCAGTTCCTTCGTTGAGTTTCCAGTCTCTGGGTCGACACCACCGACGAAGGCAATGCTAACCGTCATGTCTACATCACGCATCACTTCGCTGTAGAGAATTGGGTCAATATCCGCAATCTTCAGTCGATTGTAAGTGCGTGTAGATGAGAAGTATACATACTCAATGGCTGGTGCTTCTATATCAGCAGGAGTAAACCAGTTGGCTTGTGCATAGAGTTCAACCGAGATTCCTTGGCGATAGAATACCTTGCGCAGACCTCCTTCATAGTCTGCACTCCATCCACGGCTACGCAGTGCAGCTGCTGCCTGCTTCACCTGAATCTGATACCCACTGTAACGAAGTGACTCGTTTTGTTCAGCTTCATCAGGTGTCGGGATGTAAATCTCACGGAATATCTGTTTGAAAGGTTGTACAATCTTCTTGTTGAAGACGAAGTTTTGCCACGCTGACCACGTGCCGTCGGCATAGAGTTGCTGGGCGTGGGTAATGATAATGGGCTCGTCTGCTTTTATCTTCTGGACGCCATTGAGTGTTTCCAGTCCCTCGTTGGTATAGAAACCTGTGGTTGTTCCTTGCCGGAGGAGCAGTAGGCGGAACATCGGACTGACGATAGGATTCTCAGCAATCACCTTTACATCTTGTGGACGTAATGGTGTCTGGCGTATCATCATATCCTCCATCATCGTGCGGGCACGCTTTCTCTGCTTTGTCCACTCCTTGCCCATAGCGGCAATATTGAGGTAGTCAGGGTGCTTCTTAATCTTTGCAGGTACCGTTTTCAGCACCTTCTCACCTTGTTGAATGATGAGTTTGTTGGTGCCATCCTCTGCTAACTGTAGCTTCAAAGAGTATCCCTCCACGTTGATTCCTTGCAGGAAAGCAGCGTTGTCAGTCACCTGCTGGCTCTCCATACGCCACGTTAGCTGTATCGGGTCAGCATATCCGGCACCGCGTGAGAGGTTGAGTAAGGCAATCTCGCATACTCTCTTCTCTGATGCCTGACGCTGTGCGCCATACTGCTTAGACTCTTTCAGAAAGGCTTGTATAAGCTGATAGCGTCGTTGCAAAGCC
The Prevotella melaninogenica DNA segment above includes these coding regions:
- a CDS encoding ATP-binding protein; the protein is MKYPIGIQSFESLRKENYVYVDKTEMVYELAERGKYYFLSRPRRFGKSLLVSTIEAYFSGRKDLFKGLAIDELEKDWECHPILHLDLNTERYNTVDSLTDKLEANLNDWEQLYGKNPVAKSFATRFEYVIRYAYEKTGHPVVILVDEYDKPMLQAIGNEELQNEYRGILKGFYGALKSQDRYIRFALLTGVTKFGKVSVFSDLNNLQDLSMDARYQALCGMTEGEVVHYFGEPIRALAIKNKLSEEETLARLKKRYDGYHFVENGIGIYNPFSLLNTFERLQFGSYWFETGTPSYLVELLKRDDYVLPHLTEEVSTADVLNSIDVVSNNPISVLYQSGYLTIKDYNAEFGEYRLGFPNEEVEEGFLRYLLPYYTGLHDVTTPFSMSQFIGDLRSGRPEQFMQRIASLFSDTDYKIVGNSELYFQNAFYLVAKMMGFYTKVERTTSNGRMDLTIETKDYVYIVEFKLDGSADVALQQINEKGYDKPFLMDERHLYKIGVNFSLEKRCIDAWRIEPAP
- the glmM gene encoding phosphoglucosamine mutase, which codes for MTLIKSISGIRGTIGGRAGDTLNPLDIVKFVSAYATFIARKHPGKKLKIVVGRDARISGPMVKNVVCGTLMGIGADVVNIGLATTPTTELAVRMSGADGGIIITASHNPRHWNALKLLNEEGEFLTAADGAEVLDIAEREDFVYADVDGLGSYTDDDSFDERHIEEVMNLELLDLEAVKRRKFRVVVDSINSVGGVILPKLLDRLGVEYKFLNGEATGDFAHNPEPIAANLTGIMDEVAKGGYDLGIVVDPDVDRLAFIQEDGKMYGEEYTLVTVADYILEHVKGNTVSNLSSTRALRDVTEKHGGKYYASAVGEVNVTTKMKEVSAVIGGEGNGGVIYPESHYGRDALVGIALFLSSLAQKGLKASELRKTFPEYFIAKNRIDLTPDTDVDAILVRVKELYGQEKDVQVTDIDGVKLDFPDAWVHLRKSNTEPIIRVYSEANTMEAADALGKKLMQVVYDMQ
- a CDS encoding DUF4827 domain-containing protein, translated to MKKINFLLVVLAAMLAFSSCNKTETYADQLERETEAINSFIVKKGIKVISEEQFAKQGNTTDTTKNQYVLFPNTGVYMQIVEKGTGEVIKKGETATVLCRFTERNLLRDTLQLSNQFLIFGPKVDKMSVTNTSGTYTASFDPTSSVMADIYKSTSVPAGWLVPMPYIALGRLVNASSKLSHVRLIVPSQQGQLNASKAVYPCYYDLTFQRGL